ACCTGCATCGAGGCGATGGCCGCGACCCAGGGGCACACCCAGTCGCTGCACACCAACGCGCTGGACGAGGCGCTGGCCCTGCCGACGGACTTCTCCGCGCGCATCGCGCGCAACACCCAGCTGCTGATCCAGCAGGAGTCCAACACCACCCGTCCGGTCGACCCGTGGGGCGGTTCGTATTACGTCGAATGGCTGACCCATCAGCTGGCCAACCGGGCCCGTGCGCACATCGAAGAGGTGGAAGCGCACGGCGGCATGGCCCAGGCGATCGGCGAGGGCATCCCGAAGCTGCGCATCGAAGAGGCCGCGGCCCGCACCCAGGCCCGGATCGACACCGGTCAGCAGCCGGTGATCGGGGTCAACAAGTATCAGGCCGAAGAGGATCAGCAGGTCGAGGTCCTCAAGGTGGAGAACTCGCGGGTGCGCGCCGAGCAGATCGAGAAGCTGCGCCGGCTTCGCGCCGAACGGGATTCGGGCGAGGTCGAGCGGGCGCTCGCCGAATTGACCAGGGCCGCGGCGTCTTCCGAGGGAGGAATGGCGAACAACCTGCTCGCCCTGGCCATCGACGCCGCCCGCGCCAAGGCCACGGTCGGTGAGATCTCCGACGCGCTGGAGCAGGTGTACGGCAGGCACCAGGCGGAGATACGTACGCTTTCCGGTGTGTACCGCGACGAGGCAGGCAAGGTCACCAACATCACCACCGCGAGCGATCTGGTCGAGGAGTTCGCCGAGGCGGAGGGTCGTCGTCCGCGCATCCTGGTCGCGAAGATGGGACAGGACGGCCACGACCGCGGTCAGAAGGTGATCGCCACCGCCTTCGCCGATCTCGGCTTCGACGTCGACGTGGGCCCGCTGTTCCAGACCCCCGAAGAGGTGGCGCAGCAGGCGGCCGACAACGACGTGCACGTCGTCGGTGTGTCGTCGCTGGCGGCCGGCCACCTCACGCTGGTGCCCGCTCTGCGGCAGGCGCTGGCCGAGGCGGGGCGACCCGACATCATGGTCATCGTCGGCGGCGTCATCCCGCCGGACGATTTCGCCGCGCTGTACGAGGCGGGCGCGGCGGCGATCTTCCCGCCGGGCACCGTGATCGCCGATGCCGCGATCGACCTGCTGAAGAAGCTCGCGCACGAGCTCGGCCACGAAATCGGCAGCGGCGCCGGCGCATCCGCCGCCACCGAATGACCGGTCGGGACACTCCCGCGACCGCCGGCGACCTTCGGGCGGGTTCGCCCGCCGAAGGTCGCCGTCCGTCGCGCGGTCGGGCGATCGATGTCGAGGCGTTGGCGAAGTCGATCCAGGCCGGCGAGCGTGCCGCGCTGGCGCGGGCGATCACCCTGGTCGAATCGACCCGTTCGGATCACCGCGACCTCGCCCAGCAGCTGCTGCTGCGGCTGACCCCCGACGCGCACAGTTCGGCGACCGCGAACGTGTCGAATCGGGTTGGTATCACCGGTGTTCCGGGTGTCGGCAAGTCGACCTTCATCGACGCGCTCGGCATGGACCTGATCGGCAAGGGGCATCGCGTCGCGGTGCTCGCGGTCGATCCGTCGTCCACCCGCACCGGTGGCTCCATCCTCGGCGACAAGACCCGGATGGCGCGATTGTCGGTGGAGCGCAACGCCTATATCCGGCCCTCACCGACCGCGGGCACGCTCGGTGGCGTGGCGAAGGCGACCCGCGAGACCATCGTGCTGCTCGAGGCCGCCGGTTACGACGTCATCCTGGTGGAGACCGTCGGCGTCGGCCAGTCCGAGGTGACCGTCGCCAACATGGTCGATGTGTTCTGCTTTCTCACCCTGGCGCGCACCGGAGATCAGTTGCAGGGCATCAAAAAAGGTGTGCTGGAGCTGGCTGATCTGGTGGCGGTGAACAAAGCCGACGGCAAGCACGAGATGGAGGCGAAAGCCGCCGCCCGCGAGCTGACCGGTGCCCTGCGCCTCATCCATCCGCACGACGCGCTTTGGCGCCCACCGGTACTCACCATGAGCGGCCTGGAAGGCGTTGGCCTGGACAAGTTCTGGGACACCGTCCTGCAGCACCGCCGCGTCCTCACCGACGCGGGCGAATTCGACGAGAAACGCCGCCGCCAGCAGATCGACTGGACCTGGACCATGGTCCACGACCAGCTCCTGCGCCGCCTCGCCGACAACCCCCACGTAAAAGCCATCCGCACCGAAGTCGAAGCCCAAGTCCGCGAAGGAACCCTCACCGCCGCCCTAGCCGCCGAACAACTCCTGCGCGCCTTCGACACCCGCTGAGCGTATTGCGAACGGGTTGACGACGATTGCCGCGGTGTCTTCGAAATCCTTGACGTTGCGGGTTACTACGGTGAGGCCGTGGGTCAGGGCGGTTGCGGCGATGAGGCCGTCGGCCATGTCGATCGAGGGGGCGCTGAGGCGGGACCAGGTGCGGGCGATGTCGGCGGTGACGGGGAGGATGCGGTCGCTGTAGCGGGATTCGATGTCGGAGATGGCGGTGTCGAATTTGTCTGCGCGTGCGTTGTCGCCGCGTCGGCGCAAGAGGGCGACGCCGCGGCGTAGTTCGCCGAGGGTGATCACGCTGAGCCACTGGTCGGCTTGTCGTGTCGCACGGAACCAGTCGAGTACTGCGGGAGCGGGTTTCGGGCGCATCAATTCGGACAGCACATTGGTGTCGAGCAGGTAGGTCATGCGGTGATCACCCGGCCGCGGAGTCGGGGGTGGGTGCGTCGAACAGATCCACGTCGCGGGGCTTGCTGTGCTGCCGGTCGGCCGTGACCTCGTCGATTACATCGGCGACCTCGTCGCCGAGGCCCGCGAAGGTGACGAGCAAATGGTCGACGAAGCTGATGTCGGGCCGGGTGAGCCTGCGGTATTCGTTGATGTCGACGACCACGGCCACCGCGTCCCCGTGCCGGGTGATGGTCTGCGGCTCCGTCTCCGCGGCGCGTAGCACCTCGGAGAAACGCTGTTTCGCCTCCTGAACCTGCCACTGCATGGTGCTGTCTCCTGCCTCTATCGTCATCGGCTGCATCTAGACAGTCTAGACATAGACAGTAGGGCTGTCGAGTGGTGTGGCTGCCGGTTTGGGTGGGCGCATCTCGCGGTGTGGCGAATCAGCTTGCGTCGCCCAGGGATTCGAGAAGGATGCGCAATGTGGCGGCGAGCTGGTCGCGTTGTGCGGTCGACAGGGGGGCGAGTAGGCGCTCTTCGGTCGAGACGTGGTCGGGGAGGGCCGCGTCGATGAGGGTGTGGCCGGCGGCGGTGAGGGTGACGCGGACGCCGCGGCCGTCGGATTCGCTGCGGGAGCGGCGGACCAGGCCGCGTTCTTCGAGGCGGTCCAGGCGCTGGGTGATGGCGCCGGAGGTGACCATGGCGGAGTGCATCAGCTCGGTGGGGGTCAGGGTATGCGGCGGCTCGCTGCGGCGCAGGGTGGCCAGGACGTCGAAGGAGGCCGGGTCGAGGTCGTGGGCGGCGAAGGTCCGGCGCAGTTCGACGCCGGTGAGCTGGGTCAGCCTGGACAGCCGCCCGAACACCGACATGGGAGAGACATCCAGGTCAGGGCGTTGAGCCTGCCATTGCGCGAGCACTCGGTCGACGTGATCGGTCACTCTCGCACTCTAGCGAATACCTCAGCGGTGAGATACTTCATAGCCCGGATTGCTTAGCCCTAAGTTAGATTTCTTAGAGCTAAGCAATCCGAGGTGGAGGAGAGATCATGCGCATCACGGTGTTCGGCGCGACCGGTGACGTCGGCAGCCGGGTGGTGGCCGAGGCCCTGGCCAGGGGGCATGAGGTGCTCGCGGTCGTCCGCGATCCCGCGAAGGCGGCCGCCGTGCCCTCGGCCGCCGAGGTCCGGGTCGGTGACGCGAGCAACCTGGACGACGTCGTATCACTCAGTGCCGGACAGGATCTGGTGATCACCGCGACCCGCCCGCCGGTGGGGCAGGAGCACGAGTTGCCCGCGCTCACCTCGGTGCTGTTGACGGCGCTGGCGCACGTCGGGGTCCGGCTGCTCGTGGTCGGGGGCGCCTCGACGCTGCGCGTACCCGGCGCCGATGACGTCACGCTGCACGAAACCCCGGATTTCCCCGCCGAATTGCGACCGATCGCGCAGGCCTGCGCCGAGCAGTTCGCGCTGGTGCACGCCGAAGAGGTCGCGGACTGGACCTATCTGAGTCCGCCAGCGGAACTCGTGCCGGGCGAGCGCACGGGCGTCTATCGCCTCGGTGCCGACGAGTTGCTCGCCCGCGCCGATGGTGTGTCGACCATTTCGATGGAGGATTTCGCGGTCGCCCTGCTCGACGAGGCGGAACGCCCCGCGCACCGGCGCGCCCGTTTCACCGTCTCCGCCGTCTGACCGCTATTCGAGGTCGAACAGTTCCGCCGCGTTGCGGTAGCAGACCCGGCGCAGCCAATCATCGCCCATATCCAGTCGTTCCAGCGCGTACACGGCGTGGTCGTAGGTGTAGGGAATGTTCGGGAAATCGCTGCCGAAAAGAATGCGGTCGCCGAGGGCCTGCATGCGGCCGCGTTCGGCGTCGGGAAACGGATCCACTTCTTCGAAGAAATCGGTGAACGTCATGGTCGTGTCCAACCGGAGCCGCGGGTATTCCTCGGCCAGATCGAAGAATTCGGTGTACTCCGGCGCACCCATGTGCGCGATGATGAGCCGTAGCCGCGGAAAGCGGCGCAGCAGTGCGGCAATGGGTGCGGGCCCGGTGAATTCGCCGGGGACCGGCCCGGAGCCGCAATGGATCAGCACCGGTGTCGCGGACTCCTGGATCAATGCCCACACGGGATCGAGCAACGGATCGCCGGGATGGAAGCGGCCGACCTGGATGTGCACCTTGAACAGGCGCGCACCGCGCTCCAGCGCCGTGCGCACGTAGACTTCGGCGCCGGGCTCCGGATAGAACGTCGCGGTGTGCAGGCAATCCGGTGTGCGCTCGGCGAATTCGGCGGTCCACTCGTTGAGCCAGGCCGCCATCTCCGGTTTGTGCGGGTAGACCAGCGCGCTGAACGCGCGAACACCGAAGCCGCGCAACGTCTTCAACCGCACCTGCTCGTCGTCGCGGTAGGTGATGGGCCAGGCGCGGGCGGTGAGCGGACCGGCGGCGTCGAAGTAAGCCCACACCTTCTGCATCACCGGTTCAGGCATGAAATGGGTGTGCACGTCGATGATTCCGGGCAGGCCGAGCCGCGCGCGGAACTCGGCGAGATACGCGGTGTCGTCTTGGTCGCCGCTCACGGTCGCTCCTGTCACTGCTCGGGCGCGGGCGGGTGGATCGCCCGCGCGAAATCGCCGATCCGGCTGATCAGGCGATCGAAGAACAAGTCCTGGTCGGTGCCGATCACGATGTCCGCGTTGGGTTCCCGGCCCCACATGCCCGCCCAGTCGGCCACCGTCGTCGCGCGGGTCAGTGTTCCGGCGAGTTCGACGTCGACGGTCGCGGGCCGGGTGACGGCCGAAGCCGGGTCGAGCGCGACCGCCGCCGCGAACGGGTCGTGCATGTGCGCGAGATAGCCGAGGTCGTAGAGCTGGTGGAAGTCGAAGTAGAACCGGACCGCGTCCGTAACGTGCCGGACGATCGGATTGCTCGCCGCCGACCTGGTCCCGACCGGATCGGTGGGCGAAACCGCTTCGACCGGTTGGCTGCCCGCGCGCTCGGCGAGCAACGCCAGGTGCTTCGGGCGCATCTCGATCGTTTCGGTGATGTCCAGCGCACACACGATCGGCCTGCGGTCGGGCGGGGCGGCGGAGAACGCGTCGAACACCTCCTTCGCGGCCTCGGGGTCGACGTGCACGTTCCATTCGTTGGTGGGCGTGGTGTTGCCGGGGTGGTTGAACGCGCCACCCATGATCACCAGGCGGTGCAGCAAGGCCGGCAGGTCGGGCGCCAAGCGCAGGGCGAGCGCCAGATTGGTGAGTGGGCCGGTACAGAGTCCGACGATCTCGCCGGGGTGGGCGCGCACCAGATCGACCCACATCTGTGCGGCGCTGCGCGGCGACAGTGTGCGATCAGACGTGGGCAGTTCGGCATAGCCGACACCGTGCGGACCGTGGGTGTCCTCGGTGGTGCGCAGCGGGATCGCGAGCGGTGCCGGCGCGCCGAGCGCGACCTCGATCTCGGGTGCGCGGCACACGTCGAGCCAGGCGAGGTTGTTCGCCGCGACCTGTGCCGCGGGCACGTTGCCCGCGGTCGACGCGATGCCGATGATCTGCGCCTCGGGAGAGGCGAGCAGATAGAGCAGCGCGAGGGAATCGTCGACCCCGGTATCGACATCCATGATGATCTTCTGCCGCACTCCACGAGACTAGCCTCGCTGCGCCCCGCGCTCGCCGCCCGGGACCGCTGGCACATGCGTCTGGCACAAATGTCTGATCACGTTGTAACCTGGCCGGATGGGAAACCGGGAAGATCTGCTGGCGGGTGCGCGCAAAGCCATCGTCGAGCGCGGCGTCGCCAAGACCACGGCCAGGGATATCGCGGCCGCCGCGGGCGTGAGCCTGGCCGCGATCGGTTACCACTTCGGTTCCAAGGAACAGTTGATCACCGAGGCGCTCGCCGACGCGCTCGGCACGGCGATCGGCGACAACATGGAGTCGATGATCCGGGAGAGCAGCGGTGTCCCGCTGCTCGCCGGATTCGCGCAACTGTGGAACGGCATGCCCGAGGTGTTCGCGCAGAACCGGGACAGCATGGTCGCCAGCATGGAGAACATCGTGCGGGTCGCGCGGTCGAGCGAGGCGAAGGATTTCTACGCCGAGAGCCTGCCGGCGATCTACCGCGAGATGGGCGCGGCGCTGCGGACGGCCCACCCGAACCTTACCGAGGAGCAGGCCGAGTCGATCGCCCAGCTGTATTTCGTGCTGGCGCAAGGGCTCGGCGTGCTCTGGGTCATCGCGCCGAACGGCGCACTGCCGGACGGGAACCGGCTGGCCGAAGCCCTGACGGCGATCGCGGGCGACCGCGCCGCAGGTGCATGACCGGCCGGAACCCGCTGGTGCTCAGTGCTCTTCGTTCAGCACGCCCGCCGGGACGTGTCGCAGCCGCAGCACCGCGATCACCGAGAGGACAACGGCCGCGACCGCGGTGATCCCCGCCGTGACGTGCACGCCGTGCAGGAACGCCGCCCGCGCCGCGAGCAGCACCGCCTCGCCGAGCTCGCCGGGCAGCCCCGCGCTCGTTTCCACCGCGGCACCCAGGGTGTCGCGCACCGAGCGGCCGGCCTCCGCGGGCAGTCCGGCGGGCAAGCTCTCGGCCAGATCGCCGCGGTACAGCGCGATACTGATGCTGCCGAGGATCGAAATGCCCAGTGCGCCGCCGAGTTCCGCGCCGGTCTCGGACACACCCGAGGCCGCCCCGGCCTGCTCCGGCGGCGCGGAGCCGACGATCAGCTCGGTGGTGATGCCGAACACCGGCGCCATCCCGAGCGAACTGACGATCGACGCGGCGACCGCGAGCGCGAGGCCGCCCGTGACGGCGAGCTGCGTCATCATCACCATGCCGACCGCGGTCGCGGCCATGCCGGCGCCGATCACGTACGCGGGCCGCACCACCCGCACGATGCGCGGCGCGAGCTGGGAACCGACGATGAAACCCAGGCCCGAGGGCGCCATCGCGATACCGGTGCCGAGCGGGGAGAGCCCGAGCACCAATTGGAAGTACTGCGCGACGAACAGGAAGTAGCCGAAGGCGACGAAGATGCCGACCACGTTGATCAGCAACGCGATCCGGAACGTGCCGAGCCGGAACAGCCGCAGGTCGAGCATCGGGTCGGGCCGGTGCAACTGCCTGCGCACGAACACGATTCCCGCCGCGACGCCGGCCGCCAGCGCGAGCAGCGCGGTGCCGCCGATGCCGTCCTGCGCGATCTTCTTCATGCCGAACACCAGCGCGATCATGGTCGCGACACACAGCGCCGCGCTCACCGGATCCAGTGTGGCGGCGGCATCGTCACGGAACTCCGGCAGCACCTTCGGCCCGATCACCAGCAGCAGCGCCATCACCGGCACCGCGAGCAGGAAAACCGAACCCCACCAGAAGTATTCGAGCAGCACGCCACCGAACAGCGGGCCCACCGCGCCGCCCGCGGAGAACGCGCCGATCCACACGCCGACCGCGACCGAGCGCTGCCGCATATCGCGAAACATGTTGAAGATCAACGACAACGTGGACGGCGCCAGGGTCGCGCCCGCGATGCCGAGCAGCGCCCGGCACAGGATCAGGGTCTCCGCGGTGGGCGCGAAGGCGGCGATCACCGAAACCACCGCGAAGGCCGCGGCGCCCGCGAGCAGCAACCGGCGGCGTCCGATGCGATCGCCGAGCGTGCCCATCGTGATCAGCAATCCGGCCACCATGAAACCGTAGATGTCGATGATCCACAGCAGCTGCGAGCTGGTGGGGTGCAGGTCGGCGCTGATCATCGGCACGGCCAGGTGCAGCACCGTGAGGTCCATCGCGTAGACGAGACAGGCGAGGGCGAGCACGCCGAGCCCGATCCACTCACGTCGCCCGGCTCGGGGCAGCGCCGCGCCCGGTGGGCGGTCGAGGGTGCTGTCCACGGGGTCGGGCCCTTCTGCTGCGATGTCCAGGAGCGTCATGCCTGTTCTGACGAAACAGGCAGTCCCATCTCATCGGTCACCGACCGGAAACCGCAAACGATTTTCCGCAGCCCGCAGCCCGCAGCCCGCAGCCCGCAGCCCGCAGCCCGCAGCCCGCAGCCCGCAGCCCGCAGCCCGCAGCCCGCAGCCCGCAGCCCGCAGCCCGCAGCCCGCAGCGTGTCGAGTGCCCGCCGAGCGCGGACCGTGCCCGCCGAGCGCCGACCGTGCCCGCCGACTGCCGACTGCCGACGCGACTGCCGCCTCCGACTGCCGACTGCCGACGCGACTGCCGCCTCCGACTGCCGAGCGCCGACCGCGACTGCCGCCTCCGACTGTCGCCCGCGACTGCCCCGCACCGCCCGCGGCGACCGAGCGCCGACCGTCTGACAGCTACCCCCGCGGCTAATGCGTCCGCAACGGCCAGGCGGGCCGATCGTTGCCATAGGCGGGGGCGGGCCACGTATACGCGGGGTACTCCGCGATCGCCGGTGCGGCGGTGCACGCTTCCCCGTGATAGACCGCGGTAGCGGGGTCGGGTGCGGCCGCCTGCGGATGGCGTGGCGTGCGATCCGGGGCGTTGAGCAGCCAGGAGGCCGTGCGCGCCAAGGAGACTCGCACGTCGCGCCCGATCCCGTCGGTGGCGCGCGCGGTGAGCGCGTCGATCACGCCCGCCGCGAGCAGGTAGCCGGACGCGTGATCGAGCGCCTGGGCGGGCAGTGTGCCGGGCACCGCGGGCGAGCCCTCGGCGATCGCGATGCCGGAGGCCGCCTGCACGATGCTGTCGAAGCCGCGCCGGCCACCCCACGGCCCGAACTCGCCCCACGCCGAGACGCGCCCGTGGATGAGCCCGGGGCGTCTGGCCGCGGTGACGCCCGCGTGCGCGAGCGCGCCGGGCCGATAGCCGGTGACCAGCACGTCCGCGGCGGTGAGCAGGTCGTTGAACTGAGGCAGCCGGTCCCGCAGATCCAGCAGCGTGGACCGCTTGCCCTGCCCGGTGTCGGCGTACTGCCACGGGATCTCGGGCAGGTGCGGCGGGTCGACCCGCAGCACCTCCGCGCCGAGCAGGGCGAGGGTCCGGGTGGCGACGGGCCCGGCGATCACCCGGGTCAGGTCGAGCACGCGCAGGCCGCGCAGCGGCTGGAAAGGTGCTGCGCCCATGGGCAATCCGGGTTCGCCGCGGTCGGGGCGGCGTTCGATCGCGACGACCGGCCCGGCCGCTGCGGAGCGGCCCGCGGGGCTCTGCGCCCACTCTTGTTCGGTGCGCACCCGCACCGCGATCGCGCCGTGCGCGGCGGCGTGGTCTTCGATATCGACGGCCCGGCTCATCGCCATCTGCGCGACCGCGAGGTCCACGGGCGCGTCGATCGGCAGCCCGAGCGCGGTGAGCAATCGGTCGCGGTGGTGCGGATAGTTGGCGTGCGTGCGGACCCATCCGTCATAGGTCGGGAAGAACCCGGACAGGTCGGCGAACATGGTCGCGGGCGCACCGTGGAAGCGCAGCAGGCGTTCGCTGGAGAACGCGGCGGTGATCCGGACGGGGTCGATGCGGTGCGCCACCGGATCGAGGCCGCGGATCGTGCGCAGGCGGTTGGCCGCGGCGGTGAGCGCGGCGACCGATCCGGCGGCCAGTGCCCAGACCGGTAGTGTCGCAGCGAGATTGCTGCCGGGGTCGGGGGCAGGCGTAATGGCGGAGGGGGTGACACCGATTCCGGCTTCGTAGTCGTGGACCAGCCGTGTGTGCGCGTTCACGCGAACGAGCGTAATAGTTCCAGCTGAGAAGGAGATCTACGTGGGCATGAAGATCGAGTCGGGCGAGTGGCTGCGGGTGCTGCGTGCCGACCCGGCTCCCCGGCGCTACCTGCTGTGTTTGCCGCCGGGCGGCGGTCCCGCCACCGCATATCGTGAATTCGCACAATGTTTCGGCGCGGGCACCGCGGTGCTGGCGGTGCAGTATCCGGGCAGGCAGGACCGCCTCGGCGAGGCGCCGATCACGGATCTGTGCGCGCTCGCGGACCTGATTGCCGAAGAGGTGCTGCGGCACGGGAACCTCGACGGGCTCGCGCTGTTCGGGCACAGCATGGGCGCGACGGTGGCGTTCGAAACGGCGCGGCGGCTCGAGCGCGGCGGCCGAGCGCTCACGGCCCTGTTCGTGTCCGGCCGTCCCGCACCGGCTTTCGTGGAGACGCAGCGGTTGCACCTCGGGTCGGACGAAGACCTGATCAAGGATCTGGAACGCCTGGCCGCCGACCCCGCGCCGATCCAAATGCTGCGGGACGAACCGAGTCTCGCGGAACTGGTGCTGCCCGCCGTTCGCGGCGACTACCAGGCCGTCGAAACCTATCGGTACACGCCGGGTGACCCACTGGCCGTCGATATCGCCGCGCTCGTCAGCACCGGCGATCCCACCATGCGACCGGAGCAGGCCGACGAGTGGCGCGAGGTCACCAGCGGAACCTTCGAGCGCACAACCTTTCCCGGCGGCCACTTCTTCGTGGACGAACGCCCGGCGGCGGTGGCGGAGGTCGTCGCGGCCCGGCTCGGCGAAGATCGCTCGCCCGCGTGATAGCCGAGAAGTATTGCCGCGGAAGGAACTAGCGAGCGGCCGGAAGGCGGGTGGCCGGCCCGGCCGCCCGTCGCCGCAGCACGGCGTAGCCCACCCAGGAGAGCACGACGACCACCGCGACGAGCACCCGGACCGCGCCGAGCGCGTGCTCCGGATAGATCACCCCGGTGATGTAGTGGTCGATGAAACCGCTCGGTGGCAGCCCCGCCTCGTCCGCTCGGTGGCGCGCCCAATTCTCCAGATGCGTGAGCGGGCAGTCGATGCCGAACAGCACCGTGCCGAATCCCCAGCCGAACGCGAGCACGTGCAGCCAGAGGGTGCGCGGCCACCGCCACGCCAGGTATCCACCGATCACCACGTACGCCACGAACACGAAATGCGCGGCGGCGGTGACATCGGCGAGCAACCGATACAGCACACCACCAGCTTAGCGATTCCGCCTCACCAGGGTGAGGGCTGATAATCCTTGAGGAAGCAGCCGTAGAGGTCGGTGCCCTGCTCGCCCTGCACGATCGGGTCGTAGACCCGGGCGGCGCCGTCGACCAAGTCCAGCGGAGCGTGGAAGCCCTCGTCTGCGAGGCGCATCTTCGTGTAGTGCGGGCGCTCGTCGGTGATCCATCCGGTGTCGACCGCGGTCATCAGGATGCCGTCGGCCTCGAGCATTTCGCGAGCGCTGGTGCGGGTCAACATGTTCAGCGCCGCCTTGGCCATATTGGTGTGCGGATGGCCGGGGCCCTTGTAGGCCCGGGAGAACTGGCCTTCCATCGCGGACACGTTGACGATGTACTTGCGCCGCGCGGCGGCCGCGGCCATGGCCGGCCGCAGCCGCGACACCAGGATGAACGGCGCGACCGAATTGCACAGCTGCACCTCGAGCAGCTCGGTGGGATCGACCTCGGCGACGGTCTGCACCCAGCTGTTGGTGTGCGCGAGGTCGGGCACCAGTCCGCCCGCGTCGATCGCGACGCCACGCGAAATGCGTTCGGGGGTGGCCGATCCCGCGACCAGCGCGAGTTCGGCGATATCGGCCGCGGACAGCGTCGGGGTGAGCGAGGCGGTGAGCGCGGTGGGGTGCGCCTGCATCGTCTTGCCGAAGGTGACCAGCTCGGGCAGCAGGCCCGCGGGCAGCGGCCCGGATTCGGCGTCGACCAGCGCGCTGTAGGCGCCGGGGGAGCGGCGCACGGTCTGGGCGGCGTTGTTGATCAGGATGTCCAGCGGGCCCTGCGCCGCCACGTCGTCGGCGAGCGCGACGACCTGGGCGGGATCGCGCAGGTCGATGCCGACCACGCGCAACCGGTGCAGCCAGTCCGCGCTGTCCTCCATCGCGGCGAAGCGGCGGACCGCGTCGTTCGGGAACCGGGTGGTGATCGTGGTGTGCGCGCCGTCGCGCAGCAACCGCAGCGCGATGTACATGCCGATCTTGGCCCGGCCGCCGGTGAGCAGGGCGCGCCGCCCGCTCAGATCGGTCCGTGCGTTCCGTTTGCCGTGGCTGCGCGCGGCGCACTCCGGGCACAGCTGGTGATAGAACGCGTCGACCTGGGTGTACTTCTGCTTGCAGATGTAGCAGGGCCGCGGCCGGATCAGCGTGCCCGCGCTGGCGCCCGCCGCGTTAGAGGCGAGCGGGATGCCCGCGGTCTCGTCGTCGATCCGCTGCGGCGAGCCGGTCGCGGTCGCGGCGACGACCTCGCGATCGGCGGCCGACACCGCCGCCCTGGCCTCGGTGCGCCGCCGCTGCTTGAGCTTCTTGAACATGTGGCCGACCGCGCGCTGCACCGCCACCGAGTCGGGATGGTCCTTCTCCAGTTGCCCGGCCTCGTCCAGTACGCGCAGACAGGTCGCGAGCTCGTCCGGATCAATCATGCTTTCGGCCATCGGTGGTACAGGCATCCTTTTGCTGAGCTGGGAAATCGACCCGCTCATTGTCGCAAACGCGTGAACCGGGTTGCCGCCCGGTTGCCTGCTCGGGCGGTTATGCGCGCAGCAGCCGCAGCGTCGTGTCCGCGGTCCCGCGCAGCAGCTCGATCGCTTCGGCGGTGGTCGGCGGCCTGCTGGTGGGAGTGGCGGTGACCGAGGACAGGCGCAGCCAGCTGATCTCGTAGGTGGTCCACCCGTGGCGGACGGCGAGGGTGACGCTGGTGGGCCGGGTGCCACCCGCGCTCTTGCGTTGTACGAGATACGCCTCGTCGCCGAGGCCGGACAGCGCGGTGATCTCGTCGTCCTCGGACAGCCGGGCCTGCGTCCAGGTCTGGAACCGAGCGGTGAATTCGGGGCCGGGATCGGTCTGCTTGTGCACCACCGCCCGCACCTTCACCGTGCTGTCGTCGCCGCGATCGAGCGCGCCGGGCGTGCTGAACCGGATCGTGCACGTCATCGTGTCCACGGCCGGGTGCAGAAGGGTTTGGTGCAGTGGGTATTTCGGGCCTGCCGCACTCGTGGGGGCGAGGGCGAACCCGGCGCGCAGATAGGGCGCGGTATCGGTGATCGCGCAGAGGTTGTCGACGTGGTGATAGCCCCGCAGATCGGGCGCGGCGGGGGTGGCTCGGTCGGTACCGGAGGTATCGAGCGAGGCGACGAACCAGAGCGCCGAGACCGCCGCCGCGGCGCCCAGTGCCCACTGCCAGCTCTTGCCGTGGGTGGACCCGCGCCAGGTCAGCGCGCGTCGTGGCGGCACCGTGCCGTCCGGATAAGGC
This genomic stretch from Nocardia brasiliensis ATCC 700358 harbors:
- a CDS encoding thioesterase II family protein, encoding MKIESGEWLRVLRADPAPRRYLLCLPPGGGPATAYREFAQCFGAGTAVLAVQYPGRQDRLGEAPITDLCALADLIAEEVLRHGNLDGLALFGHSMGATVAFETARRLERGGRALTALFVSGRPAPAFVETQRLHLGSDEDLIKDLERLAADPAPIQMLRDEPSLAELVLPAVRGDYQAVETYRYTPGDPLAVDIAALVSTGDPTMRPEQADEWREVTSGTFERTTFPGGHFFVDERPAAVAEVVAARLGEDRSPA
- a CDS encoding DUF2784 domain-containing protein; protein product: MLYRLLADVTAAAHFVFVAYVVIGGYLAWRWPRTLWLHVLAFGWGFGTVLFGIDCPLTHLENWARHRADEAGLPPSGFIDHYITGVIYPEHALGAVRVLVAVVVVLSWVGYAVLRRRAAGPATRLPAAR
- a CDS encoding SDR family NAD(P)-dependent oxidoreductase; translation: MAESMIDPDELATCLRVLDEAGQLEKDHPDSVAVQRAVGHMFKKLKQRRRTEARAAVSAADREVVAATATGSPQRIDDETAGIPLASNAAGASAGTLIRPRPCYICKQKYTQVDAFYHQLCPECAARSHGKRNARTDLSGRRALLTGGRAKIGMYIALRLLRDGAHTTITTRFPNDAVRRFAAMEDSADWLHRLRVVGIDLRDPAQVVALADDVAAQGPLDILINNAAQTVRRSPGAYSALVDAESGPLPAGLLPELVTFGKTMQAHPTALTASLTPTLSAADIAELALVAGSATPERISRGVAIDAGGLVPDLAHTNSWVQTVAEVDPTELLEVQLCNSVAPFILVSRLRPAMAAAAARRKYIVNVSAMEGQFSRAYKGPGHPHTNMAKAALNMLTRTSAREMLEADGILMTAVDTGWITDERPHYTKMRLADEGFHAPLDLVDGAARVYDPIVQGEQGTDLYGCFLKDYQPSPW